One Hippoglossus hippoglossus isolate fHipHip1 chromosome 5, fHipHip1.pri, whole genome shotgun sequence genomic window carries:
- the gdf5 gene encoding growth/differentiation factor 5 isoform X2 translates to MKLVKRLCLLLSCWTLIYLHPVLGSLSRSRPTEPHHRYRLGEAAESATGGTDGEQVPGRTGSSTLTPGRQPGAGAWRPSPLVPARITRIRASPPLIKAELTVVKSAGTAVTSASLRSGAVPVNRAQLQHRDRAGSLGRKEAVRSWLPGGDARSKAHAPAAFSAHAAVKGVRTADGGGGGGSSPARHVGKAAPSAAPRGAAPVRTGDPPRGAAPVRTGDPQRGAAPVRTGDPPRGAAPVRTGDPQRGAAPVRTGDPPRGAAPVRTGDPQRGTAPVRTGDPQRGTAPVRTGDPPRGAFVQKQPHGQKAAPVAQRGSSYKTLKASDRETHPKQPLVIPHDYMLSLYWSLSSGDLNSSALHEAGLANTITSFVDKGQDERGPQLRRQRYHFNISSLERDGLLGAELRILRKRLSDPRRASMGSTGADGGRGGDGGGGSSSPCLKLYTCASGKQKAAVLQTKTTEELLGSRWEVFDIWKLFKGLKHQQHHHSQQLCFELEALEHRGGRPMDLRTLGFARLGRTNKEKAFFLAFGKSKKRDLFYNEIKARSGHDNKTVYEYLFTQRRMRRAPAARGAKKPLQQPQSIPQHQVVKTRPRCNRKHLHVNFKEMGWDDWIIAPLEYNAYHCDGACDFPIRSHLEPTNHAIIQTLINSMDPEAAPPTCCVPTRLTPISILYIDSSNNVVYKQYEDMVVEACGCR, encoded by the exons ATGAAACTTGTGAAGCGTCTTTGTctcctgctgagctgctggaCTCTCATTTACCTGCACCCCGTCCTCGGTTCACTCAGCCGGAGCAGGCCGACCGAGCCCCACCACCGGTACCGGCTCGGAGAGGCAGCGGAGAGCGCGACAGGCGGCACGGACGGAGAGCAAGTCCCCGGGAGAACCGGCAGTTCCACCCTAACACCCGGCAGACAACCGGGGGCCGGGGCGTGGAGACCGTCCCCGCTTGTTCCGGCGAGGATCACGCGTATCCGCGCGAGTCCGCCGTTAATCAAGGCTGAGTTGACTGTTGTAAAAAGCGCAGGCACCGCAGTGACATCCGCGTCCCTGCGCAGCGGGGCCGTGCCGGTGAACcgtgcacagctgcagcaccGGGACCGAGCAGGGAGCCTGGGGCGCAAAGAGGCTGTGCGCTCCTGGCTGCCCGGAGGAGATGCTCGCTCCAAAGCGCACGCTCCCGCGGCTTTTAGCGCGCATGCAGCTGTGAAAGGAGTCAGGACTGCGgacggaggaggtggaggcgggAGCTCCCCGGCTAGACATGTGGGGAAAGCTGCTCCAAGTGCAG CACCGAGAGGAGCCGCTCCGGTGCGCACCGGGGATCCACCGAGAGGAGCCGCTCCGGTCCGCACCGGGGATCCACAGAGAGGAGCCGCTCCGGTCCGCACCGGGGATCCACCGAGAGGAGCCGCTCCGGTGCGCACCGGGGATCCACAGAGAGGAGCCGCTCCGGTGCGCACCGGGGATCCACCGAGAGGAGCCGCTCCGGTCCGCACCGGGGATCCACAGAGAGGAACCGCTCCGGTCCGCACCGGGGATCCACAGAGAGGAACCGCTCCGGTCCGCACCGGGGATCCACCGAGAGGAGCCTTTGTGCAAAAGCAGCCGCATGGTCAGAAGGCGGCTCCGGTGGCGCAGCGAGGATCCAGCTACAAAACCCTGAAAGCGAGCGACCGGGAGACGCATCCCAAGCAGCCGCTGGTGATTCCTCACGACTACATGCTGTCTCTGTACTGGTCCCTGTCCAGCGGAGACCTGAACAGCAGCGCTCTGCACGAAGCGGGTCTGGCCAACACCATCACCAGCTTCGTGGATAAAGGACAAG ATGAGCGCGGGCCCCAGCTGAGGCGGCAGAGGTATCACTTCAACATCAGCTCCCTGGAACGAGACGGGCTCCTGGGGGCCGAGCTACGCATCCTGAGGAAGCGCCTGTCTGACCCCCGCAGAGCCTCAATGGGATCTACGGGCGCAGacggaggcagaggaggagacgggggtGGAGGAAGCTCATCCCCATGCCTGAAGCTGTACACCTGCGCCTCAGGTAAACAAAAGGCTGCTGTGCTCCAGACTAAGACCACTGAGGAGCTGCTCGGCAGCAGATGGGAAGTGTTTGACATATGGAAACTCTTCAAGGGCTTAaaacaccagcagcaccaccactCCCAGCAGCTGTGCTTTGAACTGGAGGCTCTGGAGCACAGAGGCGGCCGGCCCATGGATCTGCGCACGCTCGGGTTCGCACGGCTCGGCCGGACCAACAAGGAAAAGGCCTTCTTCTTGGCGTTTGGCAAAAGCAAGAAGCGTGACCTTTTTTACAACGAGATCAAAGCCCGGTCAGGCCATGACAACAAAACCGTCTACGAGTACCTGTTCACCCAGAGACGAATGCGGCGAGCTCCTGCTGCCCGGGGGGCTAAAAAGcctctgcagcagccgcagTCCATCCCCCAACACCAGGTGGTGAAGACGAGGCCGCGCTGCAATCGGAAACACCTCCACGTGAACTTCAAGGAGATGGGCTGGGACGACTGGATCATCGCTCCGCTGGAGTACAACGCGTATCACTGTGACGGCGCCTGCGACTTCCCCATCCGCTCGCACCTGGAGCCGACCAACCACGCCATCATACAGACCCTCATCAACTCCATGGACCCCGAGGCGGCGCCGCCCACCTGCTGCGTCCCCACGCGACTCACCCCCATCAGTATACTCTACATCGACTCGTCCAACAACGTGGTGTACAAGCAGTACGAGGACATGGTGGTGGAGGCTTGTGGCTGCAGGTAG
- the gdf5 gene encoding growth/differentiation factor 5 isoform X1, translating into MKLVKRLCLLLSCWTLIYLHPVLGSLSRSRPTEPHHRYRLGEAAESATGGTDGEQVPGRTGSSTLTPGRQPGAGAWRPSPLVPARITRIRASPPLIKAELTVVKSAGTAVTSASLRSGAVPVNRAQLQHRDRAGSLGRKEAVRSWLPGGDARSKAHAPAAFSAHAAVKGVRTADGGGGGGSSPARHVGKAAPSAARAAGAALGVRTGDPPRGAAPVRTGDPPRGAAPVRTGDPQRGAAPVRTGDPPRGAAPVRTGDPQRGAAPVRTGDPPRGAAPVRTGDPQRGTAPVRTGDPQRGTAPVRTGDPPRGAFVQKQPHGQKAAPVAQRGSSYKTLKASDRETHPKQPLVIPHDYMLSLYWSLSSGDLNSSALHEAGLANTITSFVDKGQDERGPQLRRQRYHFNISSLERDGLLGAELRILRKRLSDPRRASMGSTGADGGRGGDGGGGSSSPCLKLYTCASGKQKAAVLQTKTTEELLGSRWEVFDIWKLFKGLKHQQHHHSQQLCFELEALEHRGGRPMDLRTLGFARLGRTNKEKAFFLAFGKSKKRDLFYNEIKARSGHDNKTVYEYLFTQRRMRRAPAARGAKKPLQQPQSIPQHQVVKTRPRCNRKHLHVNFKEMGWDDWIIAPLEYNAYHCDGACDFPIRSHLEPTNHAIIQTLINSMDPEAAPPTCCVPTRLTPISILYIDSSNNVVYKQYEDMVVEACGCR; encoded by the exons ATGAAACTTGTGAAGCGTCTTTGTctcctgctgagctgctggaCTCTCATTTACCTGCACCCCGTCCTCGGTTCACTCAGCCGGAGCAGGCCGACCGAGCCCCACCACCGGTACCGGCTCGGAGAGGCAGCGGAGAGCGCGACAGGCGGCACGGACGGAGAGCAAGTCCCCGGGAGAACCGGCAGTTCCACCCTAACACCCGGCAGACAACCGGGGGCCGGGGCGTGGAGACCGTCCCCGCTTGTTCCGGCGAGGATCACGCGTATCCGCGCGAGTCCGCCGTTAATCAAGGCTGAGTTGACTGTTGTAAAAAGCGCAGGCACCGCAGTGACATCCGCGTCCCTGCGCAGCGGGGCCGTGCCGGTGAACcgtgcacagctgcagcaccGGGACCGAGCAGGGAGCCTGGGGCGCAAAGAGGCTGTGCGCTCCTGGCTGCCCGGAGGAGATGCTCGCTCCAAAGCGCACGCTCCCGCGGCTTTTAGCGCGCATGCAGCTGTGAAAGGAGTCAGGACTGCGgacggaggaggtggaggcgggAGCTCCCCGGCTAGACATGTGGGGAAAGCTGCTCCAAGTGCAGCGAGAGCAGCCGGAGCGGCACTTGGAGTGCGCACCGGGGATCCACCGAGAGGAGCCGCTCCGGTGCGCACCGGGGATCCACCGAGAGGAGCCGCTCCGGTCCGCACCGGGGATCCACAGAGAGGAGCCGCTCCGGTCCGCACCGGGGATCCACCGAGAGGAGCCGCTCCGGTGCGCACCGGGGATCCACAGAGAGGAGCCGCTCCGGTGCGCACCGGGGATCCACCGAGAGGAGCCGCTCCGGTCCGCACCGGGGATCCACAGAGAGGAACCGCTCCGGTCCGCACCGGGGATCCACAGAGAGGAACCGCTCCGGTCCGCACCGGGGATCCACCGAGAGGAGCCTTTGTGCAAAAGCAGCCGCATGGTCAGAAGGCGGCTCCGGTGGCGCAGCGAGGATCCAGCTACAAAACCCTGAAAGCGAGCGACCGGGAGACGCATCCCAAGCAGCCGCTGGTGATTCCTCACGACTACATGCTGTCTCTGTACTGGTCCCTGTCCAGCGGAGACCTGAACAGCAGCGCTCTGCACGAAGCGGGTCTGGCCAACACCATCACCAGCTTCGTGGATAAAGGACAAG ATGAGCGCGGGCCCCAGCTGAGGCGGCAGAGGTATCACTTCAACATCAGCTCCCTGGAACGAGACGGGCTCCTGGGGGCCGAGCTACGCATCCTGAGGAAGCGCCTGTCTGACCCCCGCAGAGCCTCAATGGGATCTACGGGCGCAGacggaggcagaggaggagacgggggtGGAGGAAGCTCATCCCCATGCCTGAAGCTGTACACCTGCGCCTCAGGTAAACAAAAGGCTGCTGTGCTCCAGACTAAGACCACTGAGGAGCTGCTCGGCAGCAGATGGGAAGTGTTTGACATATGGAAACTCTTCAAGGGCTTAaaacaccagcagcaccaccactCCCAGCAGCTGTGCTTTGAACTGGAGGCTCTGGAGCACAGAGGCGGCCGGCCCATGGATCTGCGCACGCTCGGGTTCGCACGGCTCGGCCGGACCAACAAGGAAAAGGCCTTCTTCTTGGCGTTTGGCAAAAGCAAGAAGCGTGACCTTTTTTACAACGAGATCAAAGCCCGGTCAGGCCATGACAACAAAACCGTCTACGAGTACCTGTTCACCCAGAGACGAATGCGGCGAGCTCCTGCTGCCCGGGGGGCTAAAAAGcctctgcagcagccgcagTCCATCCCCCAACACCAGGTGGTGAAGACGAGGCCGCGCTGCAATCGGAAACACCTCCACGTGAACTTCAAGGAGATGGGCTGGGACGACTGGATCATCGCTCCGCTGGAGTACAACGCGTATCACTGTGACGGCGCCTGCGACTTCCCCATCCGCTCGCACCTGGAGCCGACCAACCACGCCATCATACAGACCCTCATCAACTCCATGGACCCCGAGGCGGCGCCGCCCACCTGCTGCGTCCCCACGCGACTCACCCCCATCAGTATACTCTACATCGACTCGTCCAACAACGTGGTGTACAAGCAGTACGAGGACATGGTGGTGGAGGCTTGTGGCTGCAGGTAG